One Novipirellula galeiformis genomic window, GAGCGACGCCGCGATCGATCGACTCCGACTCGACCCCGACCGGATTGCCTCGATCGCCAGCGGGCTTGAAGAAATCGCCGCGTTGCCGGATCCCGTCGGCGAAGTGATCGAAGGACACACACGGCCTGGGGGATTACAAATTTTAAAACGTCGCGTCCCGCTGGGCGTCGTTTTCTTTATCTACGAAAGTCGCCCCAACGTGACCGCCGATGCCGCGGGCATTTGTGTGAAAAGCGGTAACGCAGTGATCCTTCGCGGGGGCAAGGAAGCGATCCACAGCAGCCAAGCGATCGTGAACGTGTTGTCTCAGTCAGCGGAACAGTGCGGGGTGCCGAAGAACGCTGTGCAGCTCGTCTCGACCACCGATCGCCAAGCCGTCGGCGAATTTTTAGCGTTGGGCGAGCTGATCGATGTGACGATCCCGCGTGGTGGCGAAGGCTTGATCCGCCGTGTGGCTGCCGAAGCGACGATGCCCGTGATCAAACACTTCGATGGCAATTGCCACGTCTATGTCGACCAACACGCCGACATCGCGATGGCCGTTGAGATCATTGAAAACGCAAAATGCCAACGGATGGGTGTCTGTAACGCCTGCGAATCGCTGCTGGTTCATGAAGCAATTGCAGCCGAGGCGCTGCCCAAAATCGCCCAACGCTTGAGCGAGCGTGGGATCGAAATTCGCGCGGACCAGCGTGCCATCCGCTGGATCGAAAACGCCATCCCGGCTA contains:
- a CDS encoding glutamate-5-semialdehyde dehydrogenase, with product MSTTAATAEIAQYCLQTAEAARAASYELASLDAEVKNTWLRHAAAALIAASDAIIAENKKDLAAAADYGLSDAAIDRLRLDPDRIASIASGLEEIAALPDPVGEVIEGHTRPGGLQILKRRVPLGVVFFIYESRPNVTADAAGICVKSGNAVILRGGKEAIHSSQAIVNVLSQSAEQCGVPKNAVQLVSTTDRQAVGEFLALGELIDVTIPRGGEGLIRRVAAEATMPVIKHFDGNCHVYVDQHADIAMAVEIIENAKCQRMGVCNACESLLVHEAIAAEALPKIAQRLSERGIEIRADQRAIRWIENAIPATDEDWSTEYLGPTISVAIVDSPQAAAEHINRYGSHHTDAIVTNDLRTAERFTSLVDSAAVMVNASTRFNDGSVFGLGAEIGISTDKFHARGPCGLRELTTYKYIVRGDGHVRT